The following proteins are co-located in the Deferribacter autotrophicus genome:
- a CDS encoding endo alpha-1,4 polygalactosaminidase: MNEQCHEFDECDLLMLFINSGKPVFNAEYNTKYIDNESDRKILCEDALSRNFRTIVLPLELDGAFVLSCDY; the protein is encoded by the coding sequence ATTAATGAACAATGCCATGAATTTGATGAGTGTGATTTATTAATGCTGTTTATTAACTCTGGTAAACCGGTTTTTAATGCAGAATATAATACAAAATATATCGATAATGAGTCAGATAGAAAAATTTTATGTGAAGATGCTTTAAGTAGAAATTTTAGAACAATTGTTTTACCGCTGGAATTAGATGGAGCATTTGTATTAAGTTGTGATTATTGA
- a CDS encoding Abi family protein — MPNNNYNKPPLDSQEHIDFLKKRNLLFSEDDEIRRAPHYLKHIGYQRLKIYFHDFATNSSETFVFKDNISFSDIINLYNFDRQLRLIIMDAIERIEISIKSVISNKTCLAYNDSFWYLSCINYKNVKFYKTFMEIVADKLNDKFPDEVIKYYNDKYSNDYPPFWKLKEILTFGEISQLYKNLHNNIKRQISDEYNLKPIILESWLHSMAHLRNLCAHHSKIWNRSDFSIKPKKPRKMYNMEKYFKDNKKLFCIISILAYFMNLICSNSDWKKRIIEHIKKDSYNFTTKNGFPENWDTYELWKT, encoded by the coding sequence ATGCCAAACAACAATTATAATAAACCTCCCTTAGATTCGCAAGAACATATAGATTTTTTGAAGAAGAGAAATCTATTATTTTCAGAAGATGATGAAATAAGGCGAGCTCCTCACTATTTGAAGCATATTGGATATCAGCGCTTAAAAATTTATTTTCATGATTTTGCTACTAATAGCAGTGAAACCTTTGTGTTTAAAGATAATATTAGCTTTAGCGATATCATAAATCTTTATAATTTCGATAGGCAGTTAAGATTAATAATCATGGATGCAATAGAACGGATCGAAATATCAATCAAATCTGTGATTTCCAATAAAACATGTTTAGCTTATAATGACTCTTTTTGGTATTTAAGTTGCATAAATTATAAAAATGTTAAGTTTTATAAAACTTTTATGGAAATAGTAGCAGACAAATTAAATGATAAATTTCCTGATGAAGTTATAAAATATTATAATGATAAATATTCCAATGATTATCCTCCTTTTTGGAAATTAAAAGAAATTTTAACTTTTGGTGAAATATCTCAACTATATAAAAATTTACACAATAACATAAAAAGACAAATTAGTGATGAATATAATCTAAAACCTATAATATTGGAATCTTGGCTGCATTCAATGGCTCATTTAAGGAACCTATGTGCTCATCATTCTAAAATATGGAATAGATCTGATTTTAGTATTAAACCCAAGAAACCTAGAAAAATGTATAATATGGAAAAATACTTCAAAGATAATAAAAAGCTCTTTTGTATTATATCTATACTTGCTTATTTTATGAACCTGATATGTAGTAATTCTGATTGGAAAAAAAGAATTATTGAGCATATTAAAAAAGATTCTTACAATTTTACAACTAAAAATGGATTTCCTGAAAACTGGGATACCTATGAATTATGGAAAACTTAA
- a CDS encoding endo alpha-1,4 polygalactosaminidase, which translates to MLLIFGCNGSSSDRAENKIILWYKPTIDTTWYWQLQGTLIDVNAKLFDIDLFDTPKEKITELKAQGKKIICYFNAGAYEDWREDSYEFKESEIGNPLDKWEGERWLDIRSENVRTIMTERLNLAKEKGCDGVEPDNIDDYTNDTGFSITYEDQIAYNIFLSNEAHKRGLAIGLKSI; encoded by the coding sequence ATGTTATTAATTTTTGGCTGCAACGGGTCATCTTCAGATAGGGCTGAGAATAAAATTATTTTATGGTATAAACCAACAATAGATACTACCTGGTACTGGCAGTTACAGGGGACTTTAATAGACGTAAACGCTAAACTTTTTGATATAGATTTATTTGATACGCCAAAAGAGAAAATTACAGAACTAAAAGCTCAAGGAAAAAAGATTATATGTTATTTTAATGCGGGAGCATATGAAGATTGGAGAGAGGATAGTTATGAATTCAAAGAATCTGAAATAGGTAATCCTCTTGATAAATGGGAAGGAGAAAGATGGCTTGATATACGAAGTGAAAATGTAAGAACAATTATGACAGAAAGACTAAATCTTGCAAAAGAAAAAGGATGCGATGGAGTTGAACCAGATAATATTGACGATTATACCAACGATACAGGTTTTTCTATAACTTATGAAGATCAAATAGCATACAACATTTTTTTATCAAATGAAGCGCATAAAAGAGGACTGGCTATAGGGTTGAAATCGATTTAG
- a CDS encoding MbcA/ParS/Xre antitoxin family protein codes for MFPIRCPNKNDITVRMSAIQALGIYKALQILLPYSANEWIKTKNPIFDNKTPLEIMLQGRVADLYIIRRYLDAERGSLYE; via the coding sequence ATGTTTCCGATACGGTGTCCGAATAAAAACGATATCACTGTCCGAATGTCAGCGATACAGGCACTTGGAATTTATAAAGCATTGCAAATATTGTTACCGTATTCTGCAAACGAATGGATAAAAACTAAGAATCCTATTTTTGACAATAAAACCCCATTGGAAATAATGTTGCAGGGAAGAGTTGCTGATTTGTATATAATTAGAAGATATCTGGATGCTGAAAGAGGAAGTCTTTATGAATGA
- a CDS encoding RES family NAD+ phosphorylase: MNDIPVISINWKESFRIIPTLFPERTLFDFAESEEELEYIYYIESLTNDRIREELGNLEIVPKNEWVYGEGTTPIMAAFTHPKAARFNTDFFGVYYASKELTTAIRETVYHREKFYTQNSAPPGAYHMRVYSVPVKGNNFYDIRNKNLFSEYYHESNYTKLQQLGIKAKKENRDGIVYKSVRYTKGTNIAVLRPKATIPPCKVVKLLIYYWDGERLNTVTDLGKGENLLNDK; the protein is encoded by the coding sequence ATGAATGATATTCCTGTAATTTCGATAAATTGGAAAGAAAGTTTTAGGATAATACCTACATTATTTCCTGAGAGGACATTATTTGATTTTGCTGAAAGCGAAGAAGAACTTGAATATATCTATTATATAGAAAGTTTAACTAATGATAGAATAAGAGAAGAATTAGGTAATCTTGAAATAGTCCCTAAAAACGAATGGGTTTACGGAGAAGGAACCACACCAATTATGGCAGCTTTTACACATCCAAAAGCTGCAAGGTTTAACACTGATTTTTTTGGCGTATACTATGCCAGCAAAGAACTTACTACAGCTATCAGAGAAACTGTATATCATAGAGAAAAATTTTACACTCAAAACAGTGCTCCTCCAGGTGCTTATCACATGAGAGTTTATTCTGTACCTGTAAAAGGAAACAATTTCTATGATATAAGAAATAAAAACCTTTTTTCTGAATACTATCACGAAAGTAACTACACCAAATTACAACAACTTGGTATCAAAGCCAAAAAAGAAAATAGAGATGGAATTGTTTACAAAAGTGTGAGGTATACAAAAGGAACAAATATTGCAGTTTTAAGACCAAAAGCTACAATTCCGCCATGTAAAGTTGTTAAATTACTAATTTACTATTGGGATGGAGAAAGGTTAAATACTGTTACTGATTTAGGTAAAGGTGAAAATCTTTTAAATGATAAATAG